In Acaryochloris marina S15, a single genomic region encodes these proteins:
- a CDS encoding DUF4157 domain-containing protein, translating into MRTYQPREQKSYKPLTAPAKSTKPNQTPVQTTSTTSTKSNEEGLAEWAAQQQKWARLGNPLLNTPPSGTTAQPWLQPKLTLGEPNDKYEQEANRVASQVVNTLHRSALTASPPKETDTDRTLQTKSENNAVSSNLETAIQSAKGGGQPLEAKLQRTMGQAMEADFSQVRVHTDTKSHQFNQAIQAKAFTTGQDLFFRQGTYQPGNREGQALIAHELTHVIQQNGSGLHRSPQQTAQPIHRMGVDLQKSFYVQKDPIEDTVMDTDTESLKSDIDTAMGKIKKKILEITKESDKAKKSLEKSGRDWMVYAPLASWKYNMLGLLENWDTSWSLEDTSGLLLDIGIAMKGLAEEGKESKEKIMNDYMSQTRNSSKKVDKGSKWAKDMPEGTQMQAGVSATTGNLLKTLRWLNVNGLEEIEAIMNGIIKYWKNSKLKQALGQYHTAAEVWTAYTYHLEKYVLKTDE; encoded by the coding sequence ATGCGTACTTATCAGCCTCGAGAACAGAAGTCTTACAAACCTCTAACGGCTCCAGCCAAGTCCACCAAACCTAATCAAACACCAGTCCAGACAACCTCGACAACATCCACAAAATCGAATGAAGAAGGGTTAGCTGAATGGGCAGCCCAGCAACAGAAATGGGCAAGGTTAGGCAATCCACTGTTGAATACGCCACCATCAGGAACCACAGCCCAACCTTGGCTGCAGCCCAAACTAACTCTCGGTGAACCCAATGATAAGTATGAACAGGAAGCCAATCGAGTCGCCTCTCAAGTGGTGAACACCCTTCATCGTTCTGCACTCACTGCCAGTCCTCCCAAGGAAACCGATACCGATCGCACACTACAGACAAAGTCAGAGAATAACGCCGTCTCCTCTAACCTAGAAACGGCTATTCAGTCAGCTAAAGGCGGCGGACAACCCTTAGAGGCCAAACTACAACGGACGATGGGACAGGCCATGGAGGCAGATTTTAGCCAGGTTCGGGTCCATACAGATACGAAATCCCATCAGTTCAATCAGGCCATTCAAGCCAAAGCCTTTACAACAGGACAGGATCTATTCTTCCGCCAGGGCACTTATCAGCCAGGGAACCGAGAAGGCCAAGCCTTAATTGCCCATGAACTAACCCATGTCATTCAGCAAAATGGTAGCGGGCTACATCGATCGCCCCAGCAAACCGCTCAGCCAATCCATCGCATGGGGGTAGATCTTCAAAAATCCTTCTATGTTCAGAAAGATCCCATCGAAGACACGGTCATGGATACGGATACCGAAAGTCTAAAATCAGATATCGATACAGCGATGGGAAAAATCAAGAAGAAAATCTTGGAGATTACCAAGGAATCTGACAAAGCTAAGAAGAGTCTAGAAAAATCTGGCCGTGACTGGATGGTCTATGCCCCCTTGGCAAGCTGGAAATATAATATGTTGGGATTACTCGAAAACTGGGACACATCCTGGAGCTTAGAAGATACATCTGGATTGCTCTTAGATATTGGAATTGCCATGAAGGGTCTGGCAGAAGAAGGCAAGGAATCCAAGGAAAAAATCATGAATGATTACATGAGTCAGACGCGAAACTCCAGCAAGAAGGTCGATAAAGGCAGCAAGTGGGCAAAAGATATGCCTGAAGGAACGCAAATGCAAGCGGGCGTATCGGCGACAACAGGCAACTTACTCAAAACGCTGCGCTGGCTCAATGTCAATGGTCTTGAAGAAATAGAAGCCATTATGAATGGCATTATTAAGTACTGGAAAAATTCCAAACTTAAGCAGGCGCTTGGGCAGTACCATACGGCGGCAGAAGTGTGGACTGCCTATACTTATCACCTAGAAAAGTATGTCTTGAAAACTGATGAATAG
- a CDS encoding HNH endonuclease, producing the protein MGKVLVLNASYEPLNITSWRRAVVLVLKEKAEQVEHNGKFVYRDFPLPTVIRLRQYVRVPYKEIPLTRRNLLHRDSHTCQYCGHSGDDLTLDHVMPRSRKGGDTWDNIVTACVRCNVKKGNRTPKEARMSLKQTPRRPYSSLYFEVTKHLRNGVHQEWRKYVIGM; encoded by the coding sequence ATGGGCAAAGTTCTCGTTCTGAATGCCTCCTATGAACCGCTGAATATCACCAGTTGGCGTCGTGCGGTTGTTTTAGTCCTGAAAGAGAAGGCTGAGCAAGTAGAACACAACGGTAAGTTTGTGTATCGAGACTTTCCCTTGCCAACAGTCATTCGGCTGCGCCAATACGTGCGTGTTCCTTACAAAGAAATTCCTTTAACTCGCCGAAACTTACTGCATCGCGATAGCCATACCTGTCAATATTGTGGGCATTCTGGCGATGATTTAACCCTTGATCATGTGATGCCTCGATCACGAAAGGGAGGAGATACCTGGGACAACATCGTGACGGCCTGTGTGCGCTGTAATGTCAAAAAAGGCAATCGTACCCCCAAAGAAGCTCGGATGAGCCTGAAACAAACGCCTCGTCGTCCCTACAGTAGCTTGTACTTTGAGGTCACCAAGCATCTACGAAATGGGGTTCATCAAGAATGGCGTAAGTATGTGATTGGGATGTGA
- a CDS encoding TIGR04282 family arsenosugar biosynthesis glycosyltransferase: MNDQDRSSSDAPFCLLLFVKNPIPGTVKSRLGRRIGFEAAAALYRCFARDLLLTTQQLGIDQLIFYAPAEVETAVRDWLGSEYTYLSQQGDDLGERMAHAFTTCFERGYGGALITGSDSPDLPLSYLQNGLNALKQQHIVIGPSDDGGYYTLGFTPETFTPDVFSDMPWSTETVFEQTLQRLQPRPVHQLPTWYDVDTLEDLRHFHQRLSLAGVQTESMAFLQEHLDLLGHDET; encoded by the coding sequence ATGAACGACCAGGATAGGTCCTCCTCCGATGCCCCGTTTTGCCTGCTGCTATTTGTCAAAAATCCTATCCCTGGCACTGTTAAATCTCGATTAGGACGAAGGATTGGGTTTGAAGCGGCTGCTGCGCTCTATCGCTGCTTTGCTAGGGATTTACTCCTCACCACTCAACAACTGGGGATAGACCAACTTATTTTCTATGCCCCGGCAGAAGTGGAAACGGCGGTGCGGGATTGGTTAGGGTCTGAATATACTTATCTTTCTCAGCAAGGGGATGATTTAGGCGAGCGGATGGCCCATGCCTTTACCACCTGTTTTGAGAGGGGATATGGCGGTGCTTTAATTACGGGCAGTGATAGTCCTGATTTGCCCCTGTCCTATTTGCAGAATGGACTCAATGCCCTGAAGCAGCAGCACATCGTGATTGGTCCTAGCGATGATGGTGGATACTATACCCTGGGGTTTACCCCTGAGACTTTTACCCCTGACGTTTTTTCAGATATGCCCTGGAGTACAGAGACGGTCTTTGAGCAGACCCTCCAGCGCCTCCAACCTCGTCCAGTCCACCAACTGCCAACTTGGTATGATGTCGATACATTAGAAGATTTACGCCACTTCCACCAAAGACTATCCCTAGCTGGCGTCCAAACAGAGAGTATGGCTTTTCTTCAGGAACATCTTGACCTTTTGGGCCACGATGAAACCTGA
- a CDS encoding IS630 family transposase, with the protein MERRYPDAQVEVWSFDEHRLGLKPIIRKIWAPVGQRPIAEVDHRYEWAYLYGFVHPATGDTEWFILPRVNGEWFNQALQSFAQQVGAGQHKQILLVLDGAGWHTCKNLVVPKGIHLKVLPPYSPELQPAERLWRLADEPIANRCFETLDALEDVLEERCRTLMTMQSDIKALTYYHWWPV; encoded by the coding sequence TTGGAGCGACGCTATCCTGATGCTCAAGTCGAAGTGTGGTCTTTTGATGAACACCGCTTAGGCCTTAAACCCATCATTCGAAAGATCTGGGCACCTGTAGGTCAGCGTCCGATTGCTGAGGTGGACCATCGCTACGAATGGGCCTATCTTTATGGATTCGTTCACCCCGCAACAGGCGACACTGAATGGTTCATTCTGCCTCGGGTGAATGGAGAATGGTTTAATCAAGCCCTGCAAAGCTTTGCTCAGCAAGTTGGAGCGGGACAGCACAAACAGATTCTTCTCGTTCTAGATGGTGCAGGATGGCATACCTGTAAAAATCTGGTGGTACCTAAAGGCATTCATCTGAAGGTTTTACCTCCCTATTCTCCAGAACTACAGCCCGCTGAACGATTGTGGCGGCTAGCGGATGAACCAATCGCCAATCGATGCTTTGAGACCCTCGATGCTCTCGAAGATGTGCTCGAGGAGCGCTGTCGAACTTTAATGACCATGCAATCAGACATTAAAGCTCTCACTTACTACCATTGGTGGCCAGTTTGA
- a CDS encoding bifunctional oligoribonuclease/PAP phosphatase NrnA, which yields MVSTSLKSVDPKPEARSANLNSSEKLGSRSSSNLTSLNGRAQEQRADAFAKILESHRGDSQLVVLQDFPDPDALSSAWAYKLIAEQFDIQCEILYAGTLSHQENIALVKLTNLPVQRWACQSPKTKGKDLSAYQGCVLIDNQGTTSQLLPTLQAANIPITIIIDHHSLQEGVEAEFTDVRPNTRATATILTQYLRAGLLEFDSSVSEHVHCATALMHGLRSDTNFLRQAQEEDFLAAAYLSRFYDSQLLNTVLQSSRSKQVMDVIESALKNRSVYNNVTIAGVGFLRYDNRDAIPQAADFLVTEDNVHTAVVYGIVHDEDEDLELVVGSLRTTKITLDPDEFIKEAFGQDTHGRFFGGGRSLAGGFEIPMGFLSGLNENSDFAKLKWSVYDTQIKQKLLRLVNPENSVIPSS from the coding sequence ATGGTTTCAACTTCTTTGAAGTCAGTTGACCCTAAACCAGAAGCCCGTTCAGCCAATCTCAATTCGTCTGAAAAACTTGGCTCTCGGTCTTCCAGTAATCTCACGAGCCTGAATGGGCGAGCCCAGGAACAGCGCGCTGACGCATTTGCCAAGATTCTCGAAAGCCATCGGGGCGACTCGCAACTCGTCGTTTTACAAGATTTTCCAGATCCAGACGCCCTTTCTTCTGCATGGGCCTATAAGCTCATTGCGGAACAGTTTGATATCCAATGTGAGATTCTCTACGCTGGTACCCTCAGTCATCAAGAAAACATTGCCCTTGTAAAGTTGACCAACCTGCCCGTGCAACGATGGGCTTGTCAGTCTCCTAAAACGAAAGGAAAAGATTTATCGGCTTACCAGGGCTGTGTCTTGATTGATAATCAAGGCACCACCAGCCAATTGCTGCCGACTTTGCAGGCAGCGAATATTCCGATCACTATCATCATCGATCACCATAGTTTGCAAGAAGGGGTTGAAGCTGAATTTACGGATGTGCGGCCGAATACCCGAGCCACAGCAACTATCCTCACCCAATATCTCCGGGCCGGTTTACTAGAGTTTGATAGCAGCGTTAGTGAACATGTGCATTGTGCAACTGCACTGATGCATGGGCTACGCTCCGACACTAATTTCCTTAGGCAAGCCCAGGAAGAAGATTTTCTGGCAGCTGCCTACCTGAGCCGCTTCTATGACAGCCAGTTACTGAATACGGTTCTCCAGTCCTCGCGGTCAAAGCAGGTGATGGATGTGATTGAGAGTGCTCTCAAAAATCGCAGCGTTTATAACAATGTAACGATTGCGGGGGTGGGGTTTCTCCGCTATGACAATCGTGATGCGATTCCTCAAGCCGCAGATTTTTTAGTCACGGAAGATAATGTCCATACAGCTGTGGTATATGGCATTGTCCATGATGAAGATGAAGACCTAGAACTGGTGGTTGGGTCCTTGCGCACCACGAAAATTACCCTTGACCCGGATGAATTTATCAAAGAGGCCTTTGGCCAAGATACCCATGGCCGCTTTTTTGGGGGTGGTCGCTCCCTTGCAGGGGGATTTGAAATCCCCATGGGCTTTTTGTCGGGCTTAAATGAGAATTCGGATTTCGCTAAGCTGAAGTGGAGTGTCTACGATACCCAAATTAAGCAAAAGCTCTTGCGTTTGGTGAACCCAGAAAATAGCGTAATTCCCAGTAGCTAG
- a CDS encoding TIGR04283 family arsenosugar biosynthesis glycosyltransferase, producing MKPELSIVIPVLYEGANILLLADHLKAIAGDRVYEVIVVDGDPEGSTLQYLPPDIQGITAAAGRGTQMNAGAKLAQAPTLLFLHADTRLPQTALSQICRTREQATAGAFDLGIDSPRTSLQWISRVASLRSRFTRIPYGDQAIFVDRATFMRVGGFPNIPIMEDVALMQQLKRQRIPIQIVRDRVLVSPRRWEQEGILRCTLRNWMLLGLYTLGVSPHRLWRWYRPPSLPKSGLKN from the coding sequence ATGAAACCTGAACTTTCTATTGTTATTCCTGTGTTGTATGAAGGGGCGAATATTTTGCTCCTGGCTGATCATCTCAAGGCCATTGCCGGGGATAGGGTTTATGAAGTCATTGTGGTGGATGGTGATCCAGAGGGCTCAACCCTGCAATATCTGCCCCCCGACATCCAAGGGATAACGGCTGCAGCGGGTCGAGGAACGCAGATGAATGCCGGGGCTAAACTAGCTCAAGCTCCAACCCTGCTGTTTTTACATGCGGATACCAGACTGCCCCAGACTGCTCTATCCCAAATCTGTAGGACTCGGGAGCAAGCGACTGCGGGGGCGTTTGATCTAGGGATTGATAGTCCTAGAACAAGCCTGCAGTGGATCAGTCGGGTTGCCTCTTTGCGATCGCGTTTCACGCGCATTCCCTATGGTGACCAGGCTATTTTTGTTGATCGAGCCACGTTTATGCGAGTGGGTGGCTTTCCCAATATCCCGATTATGGAAGATGTGGCTCTGATGCAGCAGCTCAAACGGCAGCGGATTCCGATTCAAATTGTGCGCGATCGCGTTTTGGTTTCGCCTCGGCGTTGGGAACAAGAAGGCATTCTTCGCTGTACCCTGCGGAATTGGATGTTGTTGGGGCTTTACACCTTGGGAGTCAGCCCTCATCGTTTATGGCGCTGGTATAGACCCCCTTCTCTGCCAAAATCTGGGCTTAAAAATTAG
- the ftsH3 gene encoding ATP-dependent zinc metalloprotease FtsH3, with translation MNKRWRNAGLYALLAIVVLALGTALLERQPADNPTWRYSKLIEEVENNNVEKIRISADRTMAEVKSGEGIITVNLPPDPDFIDILTKQDVDIAVLPQREEGVWFKALSTFLVPVLLLVGLFFLFRRAQSGPGNQAMNFGKSKARVQMEPQTQVTFNDVAGIEQAKLELTEVVDFLKNADRFTAVGAKIPKGVLLVGPPGTGKTLLAKAVAGEAGVPFFSISGSEFVEMFVGVGASRVRDLFEQAKTNAPCIVFIDEIDAVGRQRGAGLGGGNDEREQTLNQLLTEMDGFEGNTGIIIIAATNRPDVLDSALMRPGRFDRQVVVDRPDYKGRREILNVHARGKTLSKDVDLEKMARRTPGFTGADLSNLLNEAAILAARRNLTEISMDEINDAIDRVLAGPEKKDRVMSERRKRLVAYHEAGHALVGALMPDYDPVQKISIIPRGGAGGLTWFTPNEDQMDSGLYSRSYLQNQMAVALGGRIAEEIIFGEEEVTTGASNDLQQVARVARQMITRFGMSDRLGPVALGRQQGNPFMGRDIMSERDFSEETASTIDDEVRNLVDQAYRRAKDVLTSNRLVLDKIAERLVEKETVDSDELQEILNTNEVKMAAIA, from the coding sequence GTGAATAAGCGGTGGAGAAATGCAGGATTGTATGCGCTGTTAGCCATTGTTGTCTTGGCATTAGGGACAGCTTTACTAGAGCGCCAGCCTGCTGATAACCCAACTTGGCGTTACAGCAAGCTAATCGAAGAAGTTGAAAATAACAACGTTGAAAAAATTCGCATCAGTGCCGATCGAACGATGGCTGAGGTGAAATCTGGCGAGGGTATAATTACCGTCAACTTGCCACCGGATCCAGACTTTATCGATATCTTAACTAAGCAAGATGTTGATATTGCTGTCCTTCCTCAAAGAGAAGAAGGGGTTTGGTTTAAGGCGTTGAGCACATTTTTGGTGCCCGTCCTCTTACTCGTGGGACTTTTCTTTTTGTTCCGTCGGGCTCAGTCCGGACCTGGTAACCAGGCCATGAACTTTGGTAAGTCCAAAGCCAGAGTCCAGATGGAACCTCAGACCCAAGTCACCTTTAATGATGTGGCGGGTATTGAGCAGGCAAAGTTGGAGCTGACGGAAGTCGTTGACTTTCTAAAGAACGCAGACCGCTTTACTGCCGTGGGTGCCAAGATTCCTAAAGGCGTACTGTTGGTGGGTCCTCCTGGAACGGGTAAAACCCTTCTAGCGAAGGCTGTAGCTGGAGAAGCGGGCGTTCCCTTTTTCTCCATCTCTGGTTCAGAGTTTGTGGAAATGTTTGTGGGTGTGGGTGCTTCTCGAGTCAGAGACTTGTTTGAGCAAGCTAAAACCAATGCCCCTTGTATCGTCTTTATCGATGAAATCGATGCTGTTGGCCGTCAGCGAGGTGCTGGTCTAGGCGGCGGTAATGATGAGCGGGAGCAAACCCTTAACCAACTCCTAACGGAAATGGATGGTTTTGAAGGCAATACCGGCATCATTATCATTGCAGCCACCAACCGTCCTGACGTACTGGATTCTGCTCTGATGCGTCCCGGTCGTTTTGACCGTCAAGTAGTGGTGGATCGTCCAGATTACAAAGGACGTCGTGAAATCCTTAACGTCCATGCCCGAGGCAAAACCCTCTCTAAGGATGTTGATTTAGAGAAGATGGCTCGTCGGACTCCTGGATTTACGGGTGCTGACTTGTCGAATCTCTTAAATGAAGCTGCGATTCTAGCAGCCCGGCGAAATCTGACTGAGATTTCGATGGATGAAATCAACGATGCCATCGATCGGGTCTTGGCTGGACCTGAGAAGAAAGACCGCGTCATGAGCGAGCGCCGCAAGCGCTTAGTGGCATACCACGAGGCAGGTCATGCTCTTGTGGGTGCATTGATGCCGGATTATGATCCAGTTCAAAAAATTAGCATTATTCCTCGAGGTGGTGCAGGGGGTCTAACTTGGTTTACACCGAACGAAGACCAAATGGATTCTGGTCTCTACAGCCGCAGCTACTTACAGAACCAAATGGCTGTTGCTTTAGGCGGTCGAATTGCTGAAGAAATCATCTTTGGTGAGGAAGAAGTGACAACAGGTGCTTCTAACGACCTGCAGCAAGTGGCTCGCGTTGCCCGCCAGATGATTACTCGTTTTGGTATGAGCGATCGTTTGGGGCCTGTGGCCCTAGGCCGTCAGCAAGGCAATCCATTCATGGGACGCGACATCATGAGTGAGCGGGACTTCTCTGAAGAGACTGCCTCTACGATTGATGATGAGGTGCGTAACCTAGTGGATCAAGCCTACCGTCGGGCTAAGGATGTGTTGACTTCTAACCGTTTAGTACTCGATAAAATTGCTGAACGATTGGTTGAGAAGGAAACGGTAGATTCTGATGAACTTCAGGAAATTCTGAATACGAATGAAGTGAAAATGGCTGCGATCGCATAA
- a CDS encoding winged helix-turn-helix domain-containing protein, which produces MPRKLYLEPHFSPEELKSHYRASQDPVESRRWHLLWLVSEQTKLTQAAQVVGLNYDYAREIVREYNRNGANGLRNRRKDKRPYQSRSLLTQDQCAQLSTRLQTPPADGGLWNGPKVAQVIAQMTGVEKVWPQRGWDYLKRLEQSLQCPRPHHRKGDPEAQAAFKKTA; this is translated from the coding sequence ATGCCAAGAAAACTGTATCTCGAACCTCATTTTTCGCCTGAGGAGCTGAAGTCTCATTATCGGGCCAGCCAAGACCCAGTAGAATCGCGCCGCTGGCATCTGCTGTGGCTCGTCAGTGAGCAAACAAAGCTAACTCAAGCAGCCCAAGTGGTCGGTCTCAACTACGATTACGCCCGAGAAATTGTTAGAGAGTATAACCGCAATGGAGCTAATGGATTACGCAACCGACGCAAAGATAAACGACCTTACCAATCTCGCAGTCTCCTGACTCAAGACCAATGTGCACAATTGTCGACTCGTCTCCAAACCCCACCTGCCGACGGTGGTCTATGGAACGGGCCAAAAGTAGCACAGGTCATCGCCCAAATGACAGGAGTTGAGAAGGTTTGGCCCCAACGAGGTTGGGACTATCTCAAGCGATTGGAGCAGTCCCTTCAATGCCCACGTCCTCATCATCGTAAAGGCGACCCAGAGGCACAAGCCGCCTTTAAAAAAACTGCCTGA
- the dnaK gene encoding molecular chaperone DnaK translates to MAKVVGIDLGTTNSCVAVMEGGKPTVIANAEGFRTTPSVVAFAKNGDRLVGQIAKRQSVMNPENTFYSVKRFIGRRQDEVTHETTEVSYQVLTEGGSIKVDCPAAGKKFAPEEISAQVLRKLVDDASKYLGEKVTQAVITVPAYFNDSQRQATKDAGKIAGVEVLRIINEPTAASLAYGLDKKSNETILVFDLGGGTFDVSVLEVGDGVFEVLSTSGDTHLGGDDFDKQIVDYLAAEFQKAEGIDLRKDKQALQRLTEAAEKAKIELSNVTQADINLPFITATQDGPKHLDTTLTRAKFEELCADLIDRCRIPVENAVRDAKIDKSALDEVVMVGGSTRIPAVLEVVKKVLDKTPNQSVNPDEVVAVGAAIQAGVLAGEVKDILLLDVTPLSLGVETLGGVMTKLIPRNTTIPTKKSEVFSTAVDGQTNVEIHVLQGEREMSTDNKSLGTFRLDGIPPAPRGVPQIEVIFDIDANGILNVTAKEKGTGKEQSISITGASTLSDSEVDKMVQDAEQNASVDKERREKIETKNQADTLVYQSEKQLSELGDKVSGEDKEKAEGLIKDLKEAVASENHEQMQSLTTELQQALYSISTQLYQQEGDAAAAGAPEGAAPDEPSDSAGGEDDVIDADFTETN, encoded by the coding sequence ATGGCAAAAGTTGTTGGAATAGATTTAGGAACCACTAACTCTTGCGTAGCAGTGATGGAAGGGGGCAAACCCACGGTCATTGCCAACGCAGAAGGATTCCGGACAACCCCCTCCGTCGTTGCTTTTGCAAAAAATGGTGATCGTCTCGTCGGTCAGATTGCGAAGCGTCAGTCGGTCATGAACCCCGAAAACACGTTTTACTCGGTTAAGCGATTCATCGGCCGTCGTCAAGACGAAGTCACCCATGAAACAACTGAGGTCTCCTACCAAGTCCTCACTGAGGGTGGCAGCATTAAAGTAGACTGCCCTGCAGCAGGCAAGAAGTTTGCCCCTGAAGAAATTTCAGCCCAGGTGCTCCGCAAATTAGTCGATGACGCCAGTAAGTATTTAGGCGAAAAAGTGACTCAGGCGGTCATTACTGTTCCCGCCTATTTCAATGATTCCCAACGCCAAGCCACGAAAGATGCAGGCAAGATTGCCGGTGTGGAAGTGCTGCGGATTATCAACGAGCCGACCGCTGCTTCTCTCGCCTATGGATTAGACAAGAAAAGCAACGAAACCATTTTGGTCTTTGACTTAGGGGGAGGAACCTTCGACGTCTCCGTCCTCGAAGTGGGTGATGGTGTGTTTGAAGTACTCTCTACCTCTGGTGATACTCACTTGGGTGGGGATGACTTCGATAAGCAGATTGTGGATTACTTGGCAGCAGAGTTTCAGAAAGCCGAAGGCATTGACCTGCGCAAAGATAAGCAGGCCCTGCAACGACTGACTGAGGCAGCAGAAAAAGCCAAGATTGAGCTGTCTAATGTCACTCAAGCGGATATCAACCTTCCCTTTATCACTGCGACTCAGGATGGTCCTAAGCATTTAGACACCACCTTGACCCGTGCCAAGTTTGAAGAGCTTTGCGCTGATTTGATCGATCGCTGTCGGATTCCTGTTGAGAATGCCGTTCGTGACGCCAAAATCGATAAGAGCGCTCTCGATGAAGTGGTGATGGTGGGTGGTTCCACCCGAATTCCTGCAGTACTGGAAGTCGTTAAGAAAGTCCTCGATAAAACCCCCAACCAATCCGTTAACCCGGATGAAGTGGTTGCTGTGGGTGCCGCGATTCAGGCGGGTGTCCTGGCCGGTGAAGTCAAGGATATTCTCTTGCTGGACGTCACTCCCCTCTCCTTGGGTGTTGAAACCCTGGGTGGCGTGATGACCAAACTGATTCCTAGAAACACTACGATTCCGACCAAGAAATCGGAAGTGTTCTCAACGGCGGTCGATGGCCAAACCAATGTGGAGATCCATGTACTCCAGGGTGAGCGGGAAATGTCCACAGACAACAAGAGTCTGGGAACCTTCCGCTTAGATGGGATTCCCCCAGCTCCCCGAGGCGTTCCTCAAATTGAAGTTATCTTCGATATTGATGCCAACGGTATTCTCAATGTCACTGCCAAGGAAAAAGGCACTGGCAAAGAGCAATCCATTAGCATTACGGGTGCTTCTACCTTGTCTGATTCTGAAGTCGACAAGATGGTTCAAGATGCAGAACAAAATGCCTCTGTAGACAAAGAACGTCGCGAGAAAATCGAGACCAAGAACCAGGCCGATACGTTGGTCTACCAATCCGAGAAGCAATTGTCTGAGCTAGGCGATAAGGTTTCCGGTGAGGATAAAGAGAAGGCTGAAGGTCTTATCAAAGATCTGAAAGAAGCCGTCGCCAGTGAAAACCATGAGCAAATGCAGTCTCTAACGACTGAGTTGCAGCAAGCCCTATACAGCATCAGCACTCAGCTTTATCAACAAGAGGGGGATGCAGCGGCCGCAGGAGCACCTGAAGGGGCAGCACCTGATGAGCCCAGCGACTCTGCTGGTGGCGAAGATGATGTCATTGATGCTGATTTCACTGAAACCAACTAG
- a CDS encoding O-methyltransferase, protein MASKDWEAVDDYFEDLLISADPVLETALQDSDAAGLPPHHVTPNQGKLLHLLIQIQGARRVLEIGTLGGYSTIWLARALPTDGYLVTLEANPHHAEVARSNLARANLLDTVDLRVGNALNLLPDLQPAAPFDFIFIDADKPNNPHYLAWALQLSGPGTVIIGDNVVRDGEVANAHSSDPKVQGVRTFCELLAAPPQVSATAIQTVGSKGYDGFAIARVTH, encoded by the coding sequence ATGGCGTCCAAGGACTGGGAAGCAGTAGATGACTATTTCGAGGATCTTTTAATATCGGCAGATCCAGTTCTGGAGACGGCATTACAGGACAGTGATGCTGCTGGTTTACCTCCACACCATGTCACTCCCAATCAGGGAAAGTTATTGCACCTATTAATTCAAATACAGGGAGCCCGTCGAGTCCTGGAGATTGGAACATTAGGTGGCTACAGCACTATTTGGTTAGCTCGGGCTTTACCGACCGATGGCTATTTGGTAACCCTGGAAGCTAATCCACACCATGCTGAGGTCGCTCGCAGTAATCTTGCCCGAGCGAATCTGCTGGATACAGTCGATCTCCGAGTAGGCAATGCTTTGAATCTCTTGCCTGACCTACAGCCAGCAGCCCCCTTCGATTTTATTTTTATTGATGCCGATAAGCCTAACAATCCCCACTATTTGGCATGGGCACTCCAGCTTTCTGGGCCAGGAACGGTGATTATTGGCGATAACGTTGTGCGGGACGGGGAAGTTGCCAATGCCCACAGTTCAGATCCCAAAGTGCAAGGGGTACGTACTTTCTGTGAATTGCTGGCCGCGCCCCCTCAGGTATCAGCCACTGCAATTCAAACGGTGGGAAGTAAAGGCTATGACGGATTTGCGATCGCACGAGTCACCCACTAA